Genomic window (Pseudomonas hydrolytica):
GCTTCCCAGCCCTGCTCCATGTGGTGGGCCAGGTCTTCCAGCTGGCTGGCCTGCTTGACCAGTTGCCGCGAGCGGCGCAGCAGCACGTCGCCGGCTTCGGTAAGAACCGCCCGGCGCCCATCGATGCGCAGCAGCGGCACGCCGAGCTGCTCCTGCATGCGCGCCACGGTATAGCTGACCGAGGACTGCGAGCGGTGCAGCACCTCGGCGGCCTGGGCGAAACCGCCCTGATCCACCACTGCCTGCAAGGTGCGCCACTGATCCAGAGTTACGCGGGGAGCTTTCATCACACTGTCCTGTTGCCGGCTGTTATCGTCGGCGATCTCGACCTACACTGGCGCTCCCACGTTGGAGAGCGCCGATGAAAAAAATCTTCTGCCTGTTGTTCGTCCTGTTGCCGCTGGGGGCCCAGGCCTACCCCATCGAGCTGGAGAAGCAGCTCAACGGTGCCGAGGTGTCGGCCAGCACCCAGGAAATCGACCACAACATGGCGGCGCTGATGCTCTACAACTACGGCCAGAGCGAGGCCGAGTGCAGCGCGGTGTTCCGCAACGGCCCCGAGGCACCGCGCACACGGCGAACCCTGTTGGCACCGGGCGCCAGCAACAACATGACGGTCAAGTTCACGCGCAGCGTGATTCGCCTGCGCATCAGCCTGACCTGTGGCCTCAAGTAGGCAAAGCCTAGACTTGGGCGCCCTACAAATCAACTTTTTCGATATATGTAAGCGGATATTTGCGCTTTTTAATCGGCTTGGCCGGTTCTAGTCTTCACTCCATCGACTTACCCCTACCTCGATGGAGTCTCAAACATGTCCCGTGTTCTGGTTATCGAAAGCAGCGCCCGTCAGCAGGGCTCGGTTTCCCGCCAACTGACCCAGCAATTCATCGCCAACTGGCAGGCCGCGCATCCGGCCGATCAGGTTCAGGTCCGCGACGTGGCCAGCGACCCGCTGCCGCATCTGGATGCCACCCTGCTGGGTGGCTGGATGACCCCGAGCGAGCAGCAGAGCGACGCGGAAAAGGCGGCGCTGGCGCGTTCCAACGAGCTGACCGATGAGTTGCTGGCTGCCGATGTGCTGGTGCTGGCTGCGCCCATGTACAACTTCGCCATTCCCAGCACCCTGAAAGCCTGGCTCGACCATGTGCTGCGTGCCGGCGTCACCTTCAAGTACACCGAAACCGGGCCGCAGGGGCTGCTGAGCGGCAAGCGTGCCTTCGTCCTCACCGCGCGTGGTGGCATCTATGCCGGTGGTGCGCTGGATCATCAGGAGCCCTATCTGCGTCAGGCACTGGCCTTCATCGGCATCCACGAGGTGCAGTTCATCCACGCCGAAGGTCTGAACATGGGCGCCGAGTTCAGCGAGAAGGGCCTGGCCCAGGCCAAGGCCAAGCTGGCTGAAGTAGCCTGATCCCTCCGCTATCTCCCTTCCCTTGAGCGGGCGCGTTCACCAGCCTGGACGCGCCCCGCTCGATTCCCCTGTGCCGTTGAGCCTCATCAGCGGCAGATTGCGCTAGATTGTTTTTCTGCGTCTTCATAAATCGACGCTCTGGCCGATACTCGTCCAATCATCAATCTATCTGGCGACCGTTGCTGCGGTCGTGCTGCGCAAGGCTGGGGGAAAAACGGTGGATCTGGCGACGCTGATCGGTCTGGTGGGTGCTTTGGTGGTGATCGGCGCGGCGATTATTCTCGGAGCATCCAGCGAGGTGTTCTTCAACGTGCCGTCGCTGCTTATCGTGGTGGTCGGCAGCCTGTTCGTGGTGCTGGTGAAATTCAGCTTCGGGCAGTTTCTCGGCGCCTTCAAGGTGGTGGCCAGGGCCTTTCGTTTCCGTTTGCCGTCAGTGGAAAGCTGCATTGGCGAGATGGTCGAGATCGCCCAGGTGGCGCGCAAGGAGGGCGTGCTGGCGCTGGAGGGGCGCGATTTCAGCTCGCCCTTCCTGTCGGCTGGCGTACAGCTGATGATCGACGGCCAGGGGCAGGACACCATTCGCGCCTTTCTGGAAAAGGAGCGGGTGCTGACCCTCGAGCGCAATCGCGAGGGGGCCAAGGTGTTTTCCGCCATGGGCGACGTCGGCCCGGCGATGGGCATGATCGGTACCCTGGTGGGCCTGGTGCAGATGCTGTCGAACATGGAAGACCCCAAATCCATCGGCCCGGCCATGGCCGTGGCGCTCCTGACCACCCTCTACGGCGCCATGATGGCGACCATGATCTGCCTGCCGCTGGCCGACAAGCTGAGCCTGCGCAGCAGCGAGGAGGCGCGCATGCAGGCGTTGTGGATAGATGCCCTGTTGGCCATCCAGGACGGCGTCAACCCGCGCATCATCGAGCAGATGCTCAAGAGCTACCTGCCGCCTTCGAAGCGCGAACTGCAGGCCGATAAATCGGGGTAGGAGAGAGCCATGGAGTTGCCTGAAGAGGAAGCCAGGGCGATGCCCGCCTGGGTCATGACCTTCGCCGACCTGATGTCGCTGCTGATGTGCTTCTTCGTCCTGCTGCTGTCGTTTTCCGAGATCGATGCGCAGCGTTTCAAGCAGATTGCCGGCGAGCTGGCCAAGGCCTTCGGCGTGCAGCGCGAGGTGCCGGCGTTGGAAGTGCCGCTGGGTACCAGCCCGGTATTCGACAAGTTCTCCCCCGGCAAGCCGGAGCCCACCGAGGTGCAGGAGATTCGTCAGCAGACCACCACCCAGGACCCGCAGCTCGACACCCTGCGCGGCGATGCCGAGGCCGAGCTGCTGGCGCGTGCCGAGGCCCAGGTCGACCAGCAGGTGCGCGAAAGCGTCGCCGCCCTGCAGCAATTGCTGCAGAGCGAATTGAGCGAGGGGCGTCTGCAACTGCTCGAGGAGCGGCGGCGGATCATCCTGCGGGTCGAGGAGCGCGGCTCCTTCGCCTCCGGTTCGGCCGAGCTGACGCCGGCATTTGAGGACATGCTGCTGGGCATGAGCGAGCTGCTGGTGGAGATACCCGGTACCCTGACCGTCGAGGGACACACCGACGATGTGCCGATCAGCACCGCGCGCTTTCGCTCCAACTGGGACCTGTCCGCCGCACGCGCTTCGGCGGTGGCCAACGCGCTGCTGCTCAATCCCGCGCTCGAGCCGCAGCGGCTGGAGGTCAAGGGCTTCGCCGATACCCGGCCGCGGGTGGCCAACGATTCGGCGCAGCAGCGCGCCCTGAACCGACGCGTGGAGATCATCATCGACCAGAGCGCCAGTGATGAGGATCAGGCCGAGCAATTGCGCAGCCTGATGGGCGATCAGTTGCGACACGAGGTTGAGACGCAGCGACACTGATATGGCCGTTGCCGCCTGGCTGGGCTATGGTGCCGGCCCGCGTTCGACCCGGAGTACCCGATGCGTTATCTGCTGATCGTCACCCTGCTGTGGGCCTTTTCCTTCAGCCTGATCGGCGAGTACCTGGCCGGCAGGGTGGACAGCTACTTCGCGGTGCTGACGCGCATCGTCATCGCCGGCCTGCTGTTCGTGCCGCTGACCCGTTGGCGTGGTCACGCGCCGGCCTTCGTGCGCGGCATGCTGGTCATCGGCGCCTTGCAGTTCGGCATCACCTACGTCTGCCTGTACCTGAGCTTCTCGGTGCTGAGCGTGCCGGAGGTATTGCTGTTCACCATCCTCACGCCGTTGCACGTGACCCTGATCGAGGATGCGCTGAACCGCCGTTT
Coding sequences:
- a CDS encoding FMN-dependent NADH-azoreductase gives rise to the protein MSRVLVIESSARQQGSVSRQLTQQFIANWQAAHPADQVQVRDVASDPLPHLDATLLGGWMTPSEQQSDAEKAALARSNELTDELLAADVLVLAAPMYNFAIPSTLKAWLDHVLRAGVTFKYTETGPQGLLSGKRAFVLTARGGIYAGGALDHQEPYLRQALAFIGIHEVQFIHAEGLNMGAEFSEKGLAQAKAKLAEVA
- the pomA gene encoding flagellar motor protein PomA, producing the protein MDLATLIGLVGALVVIGAAIILGASSEVFFNVPSLLIVVVGSLFVVLVKFSFGQFLGAFKVVARAFRFRLPSVESCIGEMVEIAQVARKEGVLALEGRDFSSPFLSAGVQLMIDGQGQDTIRAFLEKERVLTLERNREGAKVFSAMGDVGPAMGMIGTLVGLVQMLSNMEDPKSIGPAMAVALLTTLYGAMMATMICLPLADKLSLRSSEEARMQALWIDALLAIQDGVNPRIIEQMLKSYLPPSKRELQADKSG
- a CDS encoding flagellar motor protein MotB → MELPEEEARAMPAWVMTFADLMSLLMCFFVLLLSFSEIDAQRFKQIAGELAKAFGVQREVPALEVPLGTSPVFDKFSPGKPEPTEVQEIRQQTTTQDPQLDTLRGDAEAELLARAEAQVDQQVRESVAALQQLLQSELSEGRLQLLEERRRIILRVEERGSFASGSAELTPAFEDMLLGMSELLVEIPGTLTVEGHTDDVPISTARFRSNWDLSAARASAVANALLLNPALEPQRLEVKGFADTRPRVANDSAQQRALNRRVEIIIDQSASDEDQAEQLRSLMGDQLRHEVETQRH